One window from the genome of Cryptomeria japonica chromosome 6, Sugi_1.0, whole genome shotgun sequence encodes:
- the LOC131060703 gene encoding beta-glucosidase 12 yields MKIFRVCVIVFCYLGALSLVTGYTQFGKKAFPSDFVFGLGSAAYQYEGAAGEDEEGKSIWDTFAHTPGKIADNSNGDVANDQYHRYKDDVKLLADLGVDSYRFSIAWTRIFPNGRGEVNKKGIAYYNNLIDELLKHGIRPFVTIFHWDLPQVLQDEYGGFLSEKIIKDFVNYAYVCFNAFGDRVKNWVTINELISISMYGYNYGSFAPGRCSKSVGNCSAGNSAIETYIVAHNLLLSHAAAVKLYRDKYQKTQKGSIGITLATHWFLPHSNSLVDGNASRRALDFFFGWYTDPLVRGEYPASMRAMLGARLPRFTQAQSNQVKGSFDFLGINYYTGMYTIHDSAVQNPMNNNFTQDARIILVYERNGILIGPQGGADWLHLYPRGIRELLNYIKHNYNNPPVYITENGIDDSYNSSMTMQERLNDTWRINYHSKHLLNLALAIKDGCNVKGYYGWTFMDDFEWNGGYESKMGFYYVDRANNLTRHARASAHWLKDFLHN; encoded by the exons ATGAAGATCTTTAGAGTATGTGTAATTGTGTTTTGCTATCTAGGAGCACTATCCTTAGTAACGGGTTATACCCAGTTTGGAAAAAAGGCCTTCCCATCAGACTTTGTTTTTGGACTTGGATCTGCAGCCTATCAG TATGAAGGAGCAGCTGGAGAGGATGAAGAGGGGAAAAGTATTTGGGATACATTTGCGCATACTCCAG GGAAAATTGCTGACAATAGCAATGGTGATGTTGCAAATGATCAGTACCATCGTTATAAG GACGATGTGAAACTTTTGGCCGATCTGGGAGTCGATTCCTATAGATTTTCAATTGCCTGGACTCGCATATTCCCCA ATGGAAGAGGGGAGGTGAATAAAAAGGGAATAGCTTATTACAACAATCTTATTGACGAGCTTCTTAAGCatg GTATCCGTCCATTCGTGACAATATTCCATTGGGATCTTCCACAAGTTCTCCAAGACGAGTATGGAGGCTTCTTAAGCGAAAAAATTAT AAAAGATTTTGTGAACTATGCATACGTATGCTTTAATGCTTTTGGTGATAGAGTGAAGAACTGGGTAACAATAAATGAACTGATAAGCATAAGCATGTATGGATACAACTATGGAAGCTTTGCGCCTGGCCGCTGCTCAAAATCAGTGGGAAATTGCAGCGCTGGAAATTCAGCCATTGAAACGTATATAGTCGCCCACAATTTGCTTCTTTCACATGCAGCTGCTGTAAAACTATACAGAGACAAGTATCAA AAAACACAGAAGGGAAGCATTGGAATCACACTCGCAACCCACTGGTTTTTGCCCCACAGCAATTCATTGGTCGACGGAAATGCTAGTCGACGGGCACTCGATTTTTTCTTTGGCTG GTATACAGATCCTCTAGTAAGAGGGGAATATCCAGCTTCAATGCGAGCTATGTTGGGTGCTCGTCTACCCCGTTTTACCCAAGCACAGTCTAATCAAGTGAAAGGCTCTTTTGATTTCTTGGGTATCAATTATTATACTGGAATGTATACCATACATGACAGCGCTGTTCAAAATCCCATGAACAACAATTTCACACAGGATGCCCGCATCATATTAGTTT ATGAACGCAATGGTATTCTTATTGGACCCCAG GGAGGAGCAGATTGGTTGCATCTTTATCCACGTGGGATTAGAGAGTTGCTCAATTACATTAAACACAACTACAACAACCCACCTGTGTATATCACTGAGAATG GGATCGATGATTCGTACAATTCAAGCATGACTATGCAGGAGAGACTGAATGATACATGGCGAATTAACTACCATTCCAAACATTTGTTAAATCTTGCATTGGCAATAAA GGATGGATGTAACGTGAAGGGTTATTATGGTTGGACATTTATGGATGATTTTGAATGGAATGGAGGATACGAAAGCAAGATGGGCTTTTATTATGTGGACCGTGCTAACAACTTGACTAGGCATGCGAGAGCATCTGCGCACTGGTTGAAGGATTTTCTGCATAATTAG